DNA from Papio anubis isolate 15944 chromosome 1, Panubis1.0, whole genome shotgun sequence:
CATGGCCGGCCTGGAGAGGAAGTCACCTCAGAGCTTCTTCCTCCAGGGTTGGAAAGGGAGGCTCTGTCCGGAGGCCCAGTGTGGCTGGTGGGGACAGCGGCGCCTGGAGAGCAGGCAGGCAGCCTCTGAGGTGTCCACGGGCCTCCAGGGGGCTTTGCACTGTTGGGGGCCATCCCTGGGTCCCGCAAGGGCAGCCCCTGGTAGCAGGTGCAGTCAGCGCCTGGGCAGAGGCAGCTGTGGGGCACAAAGGGGGAGCAGCCCCAGGCCACACGGTCCCAGGAGAGAGAGACACCTGGACAAACCCAGCGTCCGGACTCCCGGCCAGGAGCCCTCCGCTCCCTGGAGCCGACTGTGGGTGGGGAACGGACAACCCCGCTCCCCTGGAGGGCCGAGGAGGGGCCTCAGCCCAGCTGCTGGGGGCCTGGCTTGTCTCCTGCCCAGGCGAGGAGTGCTGTTCCGAGTGGGACTGCGTGTGTGTCCAGCCTGAATTCCACTGCGGAAACCCTTGCTGCACGATCTGCCAGCACCACCCTTGCCCCTCAGGCCAGGGGGTGCAGCCCCAGGGTAAGTCCTGGAGGTGCCTGTGAGCGTCCACACAGGCCAGGGGGTCCACTAGGGCCCGAGGCAGAGCTCGTGGGCGCAGGTGTCcggcatgtgtggtgtgtggggtccTGGGTCCTGTGAGGCCAGGCAGCCCAGGCCATGCTCGGGCACCATGGGCCATGCAACTCCAGGAGTGTCTCGTCCCCCCTTTCTCGGCCTGGGCTTTTCCATCCAGCACGAGGACTCTGAGAACCCTGCGGGGGGTGGGGAGCTGTCTGGCTCTCAAGCCTGGGACACCCATCCTGTCTGTCCTCAGCGAATACTGAGCGAGCCTGCCCTGTGCCCCCCGAGTCCTGTCTGGGCCCCGAGCCTGCCCCGTGCCCCCCGAGTCCTGTCTGGGCCCCGAGCCTGCCCCGTGCCCCCCGAGTCCTGTCTGGGCCCCGAGCCTGCCCTGTGCCCCCCGAGTCCTGTCTGGGCCCCGAGCCTGCCCTGTGCCCCCCAGAGTCCTGTCTGGGCCCTGGGGCTACACCTCCTCCTGGAACGAGCAGCTCAGGTCCTCTTGGCGGCTTGTTTACCTGACGGGaggggccaggctgggcacaTGGGGGCTGTGAGGAGGTAGAACTGGGGAGGTTGTGTGAGGTTGGACATGGCAGGGTCTGGGGTCAGCTGGGACCCAGCCTCACTCTTTCTGGGACCCTCTGTTCTACTGAGTCCTGCCTGGCCTCTGCCCGCCCTCAGCCCCCAATGGGCAGGCCCAGTGCACTCTGCGCTCCTCCCCCAGGTGCCCTCCCCAGGTCCCACCCCAGATGCCCCATCTGGGATGGGCAGACGCGGGCACTGACATGCAGGGCCCCAGTCCTGGGCCATCAAGAACTCTGTTGAATGGATGATGTGGGGGGGCATTCGACTCAGCAGCCAGACCCCAGATGGACCCCTGCACTGGCCTGACTCCATCCTCATCCATCCCAGCAACTCCAGcagcttccctccctccttccctccccaatCCCCCGACCCCGCACCAGGGAAATTCAGTTTTGGCTTCAGGTGTGTCGACTGTGCCTTGGGGACCTTCTCCAGGGGCCACGACGGCCACTGCAAACCTTGGACAGAGTGAGTCCTGGGTAGGCCCTGCCGGCGGCTGGGTGGTCCAGGCTCACTCTAAGGAAGGGTCCTCTCCTGTCCCTTGCACTGTGGCGAGCCCCAGACAGCGCCGAGGACAGCAGCCGGGGGCTGACTGGGGGCTGTGTCCGTGTATTCCAGCTGCACCCAGTTTGGGTTTCTCACCGTGTTCCCTGGAAACAAGACCCACAACGCCGTGTGCGTCCCAGGGTCCCCGCCGGCAGAGCCGCCTGGGTGGCTGACCATCGTCCTCCTGGCCGTGGCCGCCTGCGTCCTCCTCCTGACCTCGGCCCAGCTTGGACTGCACATCTGGCAGCTGAGGAGTCAGCCCACGGGGCCCCGAGGTCAGTCACAGCctggtggggggaggtgggggcCTGGCTGCCTGCTGACCGTGGCCCCTCTGCAGAGACCCAGCTACTGCTGGAGGTGCCGCCGTCGACCGAAGACGCCAGCAGCTGCCAGTTCCCTGAGGAGGAGCGGGGCGAGCGGCTGGCAGAGGAGAAGGGGCGGCTGGCAGAGGAGAAGGGGCGGCTGGGAGACCTGTGGGTGTGAGCCTGGCCATCCTCCTGGGCCACCGACTGCAGCCAGCCCCTCCCTAGGAGCTCCCCGGGCTCCGAATTCTGCTCTGGGCCGGGCCCGGCTCCCCTGGCAGCAGAAGTGGGTGCaggaaggtggcagtgagcagcgCCCTGGACCATGCAGGTCGGCGGCCACAGCTGGGCCCcgcaggagtgagagagagacacagcCATGGCCCCCTTCCTCCCTTACGGCACTGCTGGGGTGGGGTCTTAGGACGGGAGGCTGTGCCCGCGGGTGTGCAGTGCCCAGGACGGGACCCGGCTGCTTGGGGCCTTCAATAAACACTTGTCCAGTGACCTGAGTGGACGCATGCTGGGTGCTGGGGGCGGAAGGGGCGCCGGGGCTGGGCTTTGGGGCACCGTGCCCATGCCTGGCCGTGGTCCCCTCCACAGGGGGCAAAGGGGAGGGCAGCCAGGGCCCATTCCGGGAACTCCTGgccgggtgggggtggggcccgAGGAGGGGCCATTCCAGTCCTAGGCCCAGTGATCCTCAGGGATACAGGCTCAGCGGCTTCCCCAGTTAGGGGGCTCTTCTCTGGCGCCCCTGGATCTCTGGTTTCTGGCCACACAGCCTGCCGGCCCCTGGGTGCCCAGAGCCCAGGACTCACATCCAGCACTTTCCAGTGGTGGGGGCCCCGTCTCCAGGCCAGCCCTCTCTCCTCATCACCCCACCCTTggcctgcccagcctcctgctcCAGGTGAGATCTGATACCAGCTCGCTCTGCTACCGGGGAGTGGCGGGCAGGCCGGTGCAGGCCCCTCAGCAGCATCCAGGAGGCACCGCACACCTGGCTCCCAGCTCAACTCCCAGTGGGCGGCGGGCCCAGCTCACAATAGGTGGATGGGGCAGAGGCGGCATCAGCACCCACCCCACATGGGACCCAGAGTGTGGAGAGCCCAAGGGGGGCACAGGGACACCGGGGAAGGTGCCCAGCCCTGGAAGCAGGACCTGGCCTTTCGGCGCTGTGGCGTACTGGGCTCGGGGCTGGGTACTGGGCTCGGGGCTGGGTACTGGGCTCGGGGCTGGGTACTGGAAACTGGCTCGGGGCTGGGTACTGGGCACTAGGCACTGGGCTCGGTGCGCTCCTCCCGTGCGAGCCCCGGGGCGGCTGAGCGGTCGGGCCCTGCCCCGCGCACTCCTGCCTGCAGCCCGGGTTGCCCCCGCCCGGCCCCGGCTCCCCTCACGCGTCCCCCACACCGGGGCTGTCCCGCACCTTCCCCAGAAAACACCGGCGGCCCGCGCAGTGCGGGTCCCGCGGGGCTGACTCAGCGCGGAAACTCCTCGTGGGCGGCTTCGCGTGGGCCTCGGCGCGGAAACGTCAGCGCGGGGGCGGCGGGGCTGACGCACAGCGGCGGGCGGGGGATTCCGCGGGCTGCGGGGCGGGCTCGGGGCGGGGTCTCCGGGGTCTCCGGCTCCTCCCGGGCCCGCCCACGAGCTTCACCTGGAGCGCGAACCTCCGGGCCTGGGGGGGCCCCAGCGCGCGTCGCGGAGCCCGGGGGAGGCGCGGGGGACTCGCGCGTGGGGGCGGGTGCGCCTCCGGGGGTCTCGgggggaggccgaggagggggtCCCGGGGCGCGGAGGGCCGGGCGGCGCCGGGTGCGGAGAAGGGGCCGGGCGCGCCGCGGAGCGTCCCCCCCAGCCAGCCCCCTCCCACTCGGGGCGCGGTGATCTCGGCTCCCCGGGGAGGGGAGGGCCCCTGCTCCACCTGGAAGCCCGACCCACTGGCACAGCGCGGCCTCCCTCCGCCCGGAAAACCGCAGCCGCCCCGGCCTCCCGCTGGCGTCGGACTTTTGAGAAAAGGGCCTGAGGCCACCTCTGTTCCCAGAAGCGCTTCCGGCCGCCCCGGAGCCTCCCCCGCagccagccccctccccaccctccactgAGAGCGGGACCGAAGCCCGCAGCTGACAGGGACACCTGTGGCGGGAGCCCCTTCCCACCCGGACAGAGCTGGACACAGCCTTTCCCAGCCCCAGGACAGGTGGGGGGTCCTTGAGGGACAGGTGGCCCCCGGCTGCCCCAGCTGCTGGGGTCTGTGGTCTAACCAGGACCTGGGTCGTCACCGCTGTCCCCTCGGATACTGGGGAAGCTCTGAGGACAGCACAGGAGAGGACTCGCTCCTCTTGGCCAGTGACCctcatgggaggccgaggcgcctGGCGTGGGGGAGGAAGCAGACCCCGCCTCCCACACATCTCATCTTCCCGGAAACTCGAGGAATTGGGGGTCTTTCCGGAGTTGGTAATTCGGTTGTCCTGGTCCCGGTCTTAAAGACACACccaggggagaggggctggaggggGCGGGGGCACAGGGGCCCATGGACACGCAGGCCTCAAGTTCTCCAGGGTCCGAGGTCTCTTCAGCTGAAACAGACACGCAGGCCCACTGGCCCTCAGCTGACCCCAGGCTCTGGCTGCTGGTGAGGGTCTGTGCTGGCCAGGCCCCACGATGGAGGCTGTGGGGATGGAGGGTGTGTGGCTGTGCCTGGGGGCACTGAATGGGGGCAGCTGACTCCCCCATGCCTTCCCCTTGAGTCCCCTACCTGGCAGCAGGACCCAGGACTCACCCGTGGAAGAGAGAGGGGGAGCGGGGGATGTGGGGGGCGTCAGCTGTCAGGAGCCTCTACCTTGGATCCCAGGCTCCAGCTTGGCGTCGTCTCCGGGAAGCGCCCCAGCCCTGCCTGAACTCCTCATGTCCGGGAGGGGTTCTGAGGCCTTTCCTGTGGCCCCTGGCTGGTCACTTCACTTGAGTATTGGGGAGCACCTTGTACTGCCAGATACTCAGGCACCCACAGTCCCCCCTCCCTGGTGGTCCATGCCGTTGTGGCTTCGAAGATGAGCACTTATGGACTGGGTGGTGGGGACGTGGCCATTGCTCCTGGGTTCTCTGGAAACCTTGTTTATTCATTGACTTTCGGGCTCTTTGGGGCATCAAGGACTCCTGAGCAGCATCTGGATCCTCAGCTTAGGCCTTTGGGGGACCTTGGGTTGCGGGGGGTGGGGCTCGGTCAGGACAGGGCAGGCCACTGCCAACGTGCACCGTCCTCATGGGTTCTGGCGGTGACACATCCAATCAGGGCCCAGGGACGACAAAGGCTCCGTTGTCCTCTCGGGCTCAGGTGACCTCTGCTGACATCTTGGGGCCCCTGAGCCTGGGGGTGTAACCCCACCCACCACAGGGAGGGGAGCTGGACAGTTCCAGTGTCACCAGGGGACGTGGTCCTGACCTGGGATCGTGGCACGACACAGCACCAGGCATGTGGGGCAGATCCGGGGGCAGAGGCCGGAGGGCACAGAGGCCCCAGGGACATCTGGGTGGCAAGAGCAGAGGGCAGCGTCGGGAGGACCCCGAAGTGATGTGGCCGTGTAGTGGCCTTGGAAGCCGCCAGGCAATGTGGCCCTGACCCCTAAGAGCAGGTGTGGACTTACCAAGTCCTGGGTGCTTGACCAGCCATGGAAGCTTCACCCCTCCCAGGCCCCTCCTGCttcacccctccccagcctcggTGGGCTGCCGACCAGGCTGCTGCTGCCCTTGGTCCCCTAGAGCGTCCAGCAGACCTGCTGGGAGGAGACTGGGGGCCCCATCACAATGCCAGGTGTGTGCCCAGCCTCTCACCTGGGAACCCCCGCTCCAGGCCCCAGCGGCAGGACCATGTTGGTTGGGGCTGCCCCTGGCTTGGGGTGCCTCCTCACTGGCTCTGAGACCTGGGGCCTCTTTGGCCTCTGTGGGCCCCAGTTCCCTCTGTCCCGCCTTCTCCTCTCCCTGGCACCCTGGCTGTGCCCCACCTGCTGTGCTGGCCAGAGACTACAGCCGACGGTGCATTCCAGTGGTGGCTGGGCTGCCGAATCCCAGGGAATGGAGCTGCCATTCCCGTGGAGCGCAGGGTGGCCGCGGGGCCAAGGCTGACTCTGCTGGCCCCTCGGTCCCCCGTGGCTGCTGTGCAGCACAGGAGGAGGAACCGGCGACTTGGCCGTGACCCTGTGGAGTTGGGGGCAGGGCATGCAGGGGGCGGGCCTGGGGGAGGGACCCCCAATCCTCAGGTCTCGACTTGGGAGGCACAGGGGACTTGAGCCAGCCATTGGGAGAGGCCTGTATACTTTAGCTCTCTGGGTGGGAGGTGGCTGAGGGGGTGGGTAGGGTGGACGCCTCAGAGGCCCTGGGCTGCCAGAGCTCTCCTGCAAGCCCCCAAGCCCAGAGGGCATAGAACCATCGGCGGCCACACAGGGCTGACTGGGGCCTGGCCAGTGTGGGCTCAGCAAGTCTTCTGTGGGACCCTCCTGTCGGGGCCAGCTGCCCTGTGCCCCTCACCCCTGGCTAAGTCCTGGGGCCACTGTAGGAAGGTTGGGGGCTCGTGGAGCTGGAGCGCCAGGCCTGGGACTTGAAGGCCCAGGAAGGTTCTGTGCCAGGCGGGCTAGGGCGAGCCCTGTGGGTGCCCACGGCAgcaatcctgggctcaaggggggTCCTCCTTTGGAGCTCCAGCAGGGTTCAGAGGGGCCCATGGGGTCCAGACCCTTCCTGGGGACACCAGGCAATGGCGGATCGCAGGCCAGGCCATGGGGGCCGTGGGGTCACAGGGCTGCAGGAGGGTCCTGGTGCTGAGGGGCTCAGGGTGATGGGCGGGAGCCCAGGATGGGGCAGCCCGGGAGGGAGCATAGGCCAGCTGTGGGGACCCCCCTCCCTCAGGACAGCCCCCCAGGACTGGGCCCAGCCGTGGAGACCCCCCTCCCTCAGCACAGTCTCCTCAGGGACAGGGCCCAGCCATGGAGTGGGGGCTACTGGGGCctgggggcagggcctgggggctggggaagTCCCAGGGGAGCATCTTTCGGGCCAGTGCCGGCGTGGTGGGGGGCGACCCCGGTGGGCATGGGCTCGGGGCGCTGAGGTGGCAGGACCGCTGCAGAGACCGTGTTTGTAACAAAGTAGCCTTTATAGGTCCCTGAAGGCGGGCAGTGTGGCTGGGGCGTGGGGTGTGGGGCGTGGGTGGCCGCCCCTAGGGCCTCGCGTTCTCGGGCTCCTTGCGTTCCTCCTTGGCTGTCCCCGGGGAAGGCTCTTGCTCCGGGTGCCTGTCGCCTGTGCCCGACTGCTCCTTGCCCGGGGCCTGGGGCTGCCCGTCGTGGGCGCTATCTGGGTCAGGAGTGGGGCCGGGCAACTGGGGATGCTGCGGTGCCAAGGGAGGTGGCACAGGCCTGCGGGTGCTCGGCTGGTCTGGGGCACGCGGCGTGGGTGGCCCGGAGGACTTGGCCTGGCGGGTGGGCGGAGGCAGCCGTCGGCGGAGGCTGCAGGAGCCCCCCAGGCGCGGCCACACGTCAGCCTCTCCATTGTGCAGGAGCACGAAGCGACGCTGGGACAGCAGAGGCAGCATCTTCTGGCCGCGCAGGCTCTTCTGGAAGGTCTCCAGTGCCAGGTCTGGGGCAGGCGGGGGAGAGGGGGTAAGTGGGGGGCAGAGGCTGGGactgggaggagcaggaggggcggggagggtgtgaggggtggggagggtgtgaggggtggggagggtgtgaggggtggggaaggtgggggcaggggcggcGCTGCCACACAGAAGGTGGAATAGCCCCATCTGTGGGGGTCTGAACTTGGGAAGAGGGCGGGTGGGCATTCAAGACTGGGCAGGCtgtgggggtgtggggtgggggcttGGAGGGCTCACCCAGGGTCTCGATGACCACACCTGGGATGACCTCCTTCAGGACCTCGCAGTTGGTGTGCAGGGCTGGGTTGGAATTCATCTCCAGCAGCCATACCTGCACCAGACGCCAGTCAGACCCTCCCCACCCCGAGCCCACTGGGCCAGCAGGGCAGAGGCCCTGGTCCTCATTCAGCCAGGTGGCTCTGGGagattgcttcttttttttttttgagacagagtcttgctctgtgccccaggctggagtgcagtggcgcgatctcggctcactgcaagctccgcctcctgggttcccgccattctcctgcctcagcctcccgagtagctgggactacaggcgcccgccacctcgcccggctagttttttgtattttttagtagagacggggtttcaccgtgttagtcaggatggtctcgatctcctgacctcgtgatccgcccgtctcggcctcccaaagtgctgggattacaggcttgagccaccgcgcccggccgagattgCTTCCTTTCTATAGCGTTGCTCCCCTGTTTGTCCACTGAAACTCTGAGGGTCTGAAGCTCTGGCCTGAGGGGCTGCCCTGAGGAGGGGTTGCAGGTCCGTCCCAGCTGCATAGGAGGTGAGCCTCGTGGATACATCCATCCCCAGGGCTGCATGCAGGCAGGGTGGGGGCTGACTGCAGAGTCTGCCTGGGGCCTGCCAGTGTGGTTAGGGTGTGTGCAGATGGCCCCTGCCTCCTTGCATCTGCCTCCCGTGCCCCCGCCACCCAGGAGAGCACCTTGAAGTTGTCATCAATCAGGAAGTCACAGCCGATGAGGTCAAAGTAACCCAgcttgcactccagcttggacttGGCGGCCAGAAAGCAGTGGGCCATGATCTGCTGCATCCGCTtctgcagggaggcagggaggcatcCTGGCTGTGGCCTGTAGGCCCTGATCACACCCCAGGTCTGAAGAGCCACAGCCACATCCCTCACCGGCACTCCCATCTGAACCCACACCTGTACAACCACACCTGCCCCCACGTTCGTGCACTCAGCATCACAGGCTCACAGCCAGAAACTCAGTCAACAAAATCCTGGAGCTCCtgccctgtgccaggccctggagaTACACGAGTGAGCAAAACTCACAAGAAATCTCTGCCCTGGAGCAGTTCTTTCAGAGCAGAAGAGACGGATAGCAAATGGGATACATAAAATCTCGAATCTTGGTAAGAACGGTGAATTTTGTCGTTTTTTAATGTGCTCTGGTTTTATCCTCTGCTCCCCAGCTCAGCTGTAGCCTCAAAAAACAACGGCGTGCATCCCCAGAACTGGAGATAGAAAAATAGAcctcatttatgaaaaaaattgtaagtatttgttttcttatgtcTGGTAGTTCTTTGGAAGATCCCACTTGAAAGGACTAACAGAAAGTATGAGGGCCGggtgtgtggctcacacctgtagtcccagcattttgggaggccgaggcaggaggatcacttgagctcaggagtttgagaccagcctagccaacatggtgaaaccccatctctactaaaaatacaaaaattggccaggcacatagctcacacctgtagtcccagcactttgggaggccgaggcgggaagatcacttgagctcaggagtctgggatcagcctgggcaataaagcgagaccttagctctacaaaaaaattaacaaaattagctaagcatggtggtgtgtgcccgtagtcccacctacttgggaggctgaggtgggaggactgcttgagcccaagaggcagaggctgtggtgagctgagattgtgccactgcactctagcctgggtgacacagtgagactatttaaaaaaaagaaatatgaggaTGATGTTTCATCAAATAATAGAGAATATCggtgaagagagaaaaattataaaagagaatcaaatagaaattctgaagttgaaaagtagaacaaataaaaaattcactagggctcaacagcagatttgagtTGTTTGCAGATAGGCCAATTGAGATTATTTCGTcggaggaacagaaagaagaaagaggccgggcgcagtggcttcacgcctataatcccagcactttgggaggccaaggcaggtggatcgcttgaagtcaggagtttgagaccagcctggccaacatggtgaaacctcatctctactaaaaatacaaaaattagccagctgtggtggtgcgtgcctgtagtcccagctacttgggaggctggtagGCCAGACGATTGCTGgcgcccaggaggaggaggctgcagtgagctgagatcgcaccactgcactccatcttgggtgacagagaccctgtctcaaaacaaaagaagaaagagagagagagagaagaaaaagtctCAGAGACTTGTGGGTGGGACACCACCAAATGGACTAACATATGCATAATGGGAGtctcagaaggagagaagagaaaggagcagaaacaatatttgaaaaaataacgGCTGAAAACCTCCCAATTTAATGAAAACAACCAACACATTCAAGAAGCTAAATGAACTCAAAGTAGGATAAACTCAGAGATCCACCACCTCATCAGCAAACTTCCAAAAGACAGAGAACGTCGAAATCAgcaggagagaagcagcttgTCATGGACGAGGCATCCACAGAAAGATGACCAGTTTCTCATCAGAGGTCGTGAGGTGGGCAGGCGGTGGGATGACATATTCACCCACTAAAGGGAAAAGACTGCTGACCTGCAAGTTCTACATCTTAGGCAAAAGCTGGCTCTAAAAAATGGGAAGGGGAGGCTGGGCGGCAGTGGCTCTTactctgcaatcccagcaccttgggaggccgcaggcaggcggatcacaaggccaggagatcgggAGACTACGTGAAAACCCCGCccccactaaaatacaaaaattagccgggcgctgccatgcctgcagtcccagctactcgggaggctgggaggggcagagaatggcgcgaacctgaGGTGGCGGAGCTTCAGTGAGCCGatcgcactgcactccagcctggcggagGAGCTtgtgactcggcctcccaaaatgaagGGGAAATTAAGACACTCCCGGATAAAGAAAAGCAGAGGCCGACCTGCCCTACAGTCCTTCAGACTGAAACGAAAGGACACTAGACAGTAACTTGAATTCATGGCTGGAAATAAAGAGCCCCGGTAAAGGTCGTTGTGTAATTAAATAAGAGACAGAATAGatgtatttttgta
Protein-coding regions in this window:
- the TNFRSF18 gene encoding tumor necrosis factor receptor superfamily member 18: MCACGTLCCLALLCAASLGQRPTGGPGCGPGRLLLGTGRDARCCRVHPTRCCRDYQGEECCSEWDCVCVQPEFHCGNPCCTICQHHPCPSGQGVQPQGKFSFGFRCVDCALGTFSRGHDGHCKPWTDCTQFGFLTVFPGNKTHNAVCVPGSPPAEPPGWLTIVLLAVAACVLLLTSAQLGLHIWQLRSQPTGPRETQLLLEVPPSTEDASSCQFPEEERGERLAEEKGRLAEEKGRLGDLWV